A genomic region of Vitis vinifera cultivar Pinot Noir 40024 chromosome 7, ASM3070453v1 contains the following coding sequences:
- the LOC100854421 gene encoding protein SCO1 homolog 2, mitochondrial translates to MSLSRFVLSASKKCSIEALNPLRRFGRRFQSRSYSRSSWYGNGRPDIHTPVPVKTQGSQSWSAFIIPAAGLLGIAGGALFIHYNDERRVVLKGQGNNSERNAVLGPIIGGPFTLIDAKHQLVTEQNLLGNWVLLYFGCTSSPDVGPEQVQMMAKAIDFLESKQNVRVLPVFITIDPQRDSPSQLQAYLKEFDSRIVGLTGPDAAIRQMAQEYRVYFRKVEEDGDDYLVESSHNMYLMNPNMEVVRCFGVEYNAEELSQEILKEVKRSITQ, encoded by the exons ATGTCCTTGTCCAGATTTGTTCTTTCCGCCTCGAAGAAGTGCTCGATAGAGGCTTTGAATCCACTTCGAAG GTTTGGTAGGAGATTTCAGAGTCGTAGCTACTCGAGATCATCATGGTATGGCAATGGAAGGCCAGATATTCATACTCCAGTGCCTGTGAAAACCCAAGGTTCTCAGTCATGGAGTGCTTTTATTATT CCAGCTGCTGGTCTTCTGGGAATTGCTGGTGGAGCACTATTTATACATTATAATGATGAAAGGAGGGTAGTTTTAAAAG GCCAGGGTAACAACTCTGAGAGAAATGCTGTCTTGGGGCCTATAATTGGTGGTCCATTTACTCTAATTGATGCGAAGCATCAGCTGGTCACTGAGCAGAACCTTCTAGGGAACTGGGTCCTACTCTACTTTGGTTGTACTTCATCTCCTGATGTTGGGCCAGAGCAAGTTCAGATGATGGCTAAAGCAATAGATTTCTTAG AATCAAAACAAAATGTTAGGGTTCTACCAGTATTTATCACCATAGATCCTCAGCGTGATTCCCCTTCACAACTTCAAGCTTATCTTAAAG AATTTGACTCAAGAATAGTAGGATTAACTGGACCTGATGCTGCCATTAGACAGATGGCACAGGAATACCGAGTGTATTTTAGGAAGGTTGAAGAGGATGGGGATGATTATCTTGTTGAATCTTCTCACAACAT GTATTTGATGAACCCAAACATGGAGGTTGTGAGATGCTTTGGTGTAGAGTACAATGCAGAGGAGTTGTCACAAGAAATACTCAAGGAAGTGAAGAGAAGCATAACGCAATAG
- the LOC100244487 gene encoding succinate dehydrogenase [ubiquinone] iron-sulfur subunit 3, mitochondrial has translation MLKRWIRHGYKKVAGLFSKADTRTKRFPVLEGHPLAQEHAEAAVETQGTIQENLNALKKEFQIYRWNPDFPNTKPHLQSYFVDLSTCGPMVLDALQKIKAEEDSSLSYRRSCREGICGSCAMNIDGTNTVACLRPIDADTTKPTTITPLPHMFAIKDLVVDLTNFYQQYKSIEPWLKARQRPEDGREYRQSPKDRKKLDGLYECILCACCSTSCPSYWWNPEEFPGPAALLHAYRWVCDSRDDFADERVQALTEGLKSLYRCRTIKNCTVNCPKSLDPANAIHKMKTRHLVSQPVELFEGQ, from the exons ATGTTGAAGAGGTGGATCCGCCATGGCTACAAAAAGGTAGCTGGTTTATTCAGTAAAGCAGACACAAGAACGAAAAGGTTTCCAGTACTAGAAGGGCATCCATTGGCACAAGAACATGCGGAAGCAGCGGTGGAGACACAAGGCACCATCCAAGAGAACCTCAATgccttgaaaaaggaattccaGATATATAGATGGAACCCAGATTTTCCCAACACCAAGCCCCATCTGCAGTCTTATTTTGTGGACCTCTCGACATGTGGACCCATG GTGTTGGACGCACTACAGAAAATAAAAGCGGAAGAAGATTCGAGCCTGAGTTACAGGAGGTCATGCAGGGAAGGGATATGTGGGTCGTGTGCCATGAATATTGATGGAACCAACACGGTGGCTTGTCTGAGGCCCATTGATGCAGACACCACCAAGCCCACCACCATCACTCCTCTCCCCCACATGTTTGCTATTAAGGATCTAGTGGTTGATCTCACCAATTTCTACCAGCAGTACAA GTCGATCGAGCCATGGCTTAAGGCAAGACAGCGACCAGAGGATGGGCGAGAATACAGGCAATCGCCTAAAGACAGAAAGAAGCTAGATGGGCTGTATGAGTGCATACTATGCGCTTGCTGCAGTACTTCATGCCCTTCCTATTGGTGGAACCCAGAAGAATTCCCTGGACCAGCAGCTTTGCTCCATGCTTATCGATGGGTCTGCGACAG TCGGGATGACTTCGCGGATGAAAGAGTGCAGGCATTGACGGAGGGCCTAAAGAGCTTATATAGATGCAGGACTATAAAGAACTGCACAGTCAACTGCCCCAAAAGCCTAGACCCTGCAAATGCCATCCACAAGATGAAGACTAGGCATTTGGTTTCTCAGCCAGTGGAGTTGTTTGAAGGCCAGTAA